The Amycolatopsis mongoliensis genome includes a window with the following:
- a CDS encoding SGNH/GDSL hydrolase family protein, producing MSHHRFVVLGDSCAEGLDDPYPGRRAYRGWADFVAARLAQDEPGFRYANLAVRGRRLDQIVPEQVPAATRLEPDLVALFGGGNDVMSRGWDARTVARRVDAAIRACTEISPTVVTFTLSDISHRMPLGRRMRPRIVALNEAIREAAVSYGAQLIDLWPDQAVTDSRYFGADRLHLSTHGHRRLAAYVLGRLGVSHDPAWLEPLPGVAAPAGWRADAHWLLREVLPVAVTRTRNRLIGRQPGDGFFPKRPDLLPMTRDEAWAPGNA from the coding sequence ATGAGCCACCACCGTTTCGTCGTCCTCGGCGACAGCTGCGCCGAGGGTCTCGACGACCCGTACCCCGGCCGGCGCGCCTACCGGGGCTGGGCCGACTTCGTCGCGGCCCGCCTCGCCCAGGACGAGCCCGGCTTCCGGTACGCCAACCTCGCCGTCCGCGGGCGGCGGCTCGACCAGATCGTCCCCGAGCAGGTCCCCGCCGCCACGCGCCTCGAACCCGATCTCGTCGCGCTCTTCGGCGGCGGCAACGACGTCATGAGCCGCGGCTGGGACGCGCGGACCGTCGCGCGGCGGGTCGACGCCGCCATCCGCGCCTGCACCGAGATCTCGCCCACCGTCGTCACCTTCACCCTCAGCGACATCTCCCACCGGATGCCGCTCGGACGCCGGATGCGGCCGCGGATCGTCGCGCTCAACGAGGCCATCCGCGAAGCCGCCGTCAGCTACGGCGCGCAGCTCATCGACCTGTGGCCCGACCAGGCCGTCACCGACTCGCGGTACTTCGGCGCCGACCGCCTGCACCTCTCCACCCACGGCCACCGGCGGCTCGCCGCGTACGTCCTCGGCCGGCTCGGCGTCAGCCACGACCCCGCCTGGCTCGAGCCCCTGCCCGGCGTCGCGGCGCCCGCCGGCTGGCGTGCCGACGCGCACTGGCTGCTGCGCGAGGTCCTGCCGGTCGCCGTCACGCGCACGCGCAACCGGCTGATCGGCCGCCAGCCCGGCGACGGCTTCTTCCCGAAGCGCCCGGACCTGCTCCCCATGACCCGGGACGAGGCATGGGCACCCGGCAACGCCTGA
- a CDS encoding NAD(P)H-dependent oxidoreductase: MIKIGIVLGSTRPGRRGDQVARWVHERAALRADAKFEVIDLAEHPLPHLEAPPTAVAGQYEDERTRRWAEAIGACDGFVVVTPEYNHSLPGALKNAIDHLHAEWADKAAGFVSYGGVGGARAVEQLRLVCGALQLADVAPQVTLPLATEFEDFTVFKPGEYQLAALDTLLDHVVAWSTALAPLRNGDAEAEIRAQIGLIIEGLRAKDLELLKRVYAEDVVSFDVEPPLQHVGLDAKLANWAKVFTFFEKVDYELRDLTLTVSADLAVGHGFGRVSGTLRDGTAVDGMWVRATFCFRKLGGAWKIVHDQASVPFDMATGRGVADLEP, translated from the coding sequence ATGATCAAGATCGGAATCGTGCTGGGCAGCACCCGTCCCGGCCGCCGGGGTGACCAGGTCGCCCGGTGGGTCCACGAGCGAGCCGCCCTCCGCGCGGACGCGAAGTTCGAGGTGATCGACCTGGCCGAGCACCCTCTGCCTCACTTGGAGGCGCCGCCGACGGCGGTGGCGGGGCAGTACGAAGACGAGCGCACCCGGCGCTGGGCGGAAGCCATCGGAGCGTGCGACGGGTTCGTCGTCGTCACCCCCGAGTACAACCACTCCCTGCCCGGCGCGCTCAAGAACGCCATCGACCACCTCCACGCGGAGTGGGCCGACAAGGCGGCCGGCTTCGTCTCCTACGGCGGGGTGGGTGGCGCCCGCGCGGTCGAGCAGCTGCGGCTGGTCTGCGGTGCGCTCCAGCTGGCCGACGTGGCTCCGCAGGTCACGCTGCCCTTGGCGACGGAGTTCGAGGACTTCACGGTCTTCAAGCCGGGCGAGTACCAGCTCGCCGCCCTGGACACGCTGCTGGACCACGTCGTCGCCTGGAGCACCGCCCTCGCGCCGCTGCGGAACGGCGATGCCGAAGCCGAGATCAGGGCGCAGATCGGCCTGATCATCGAAGGCCTGCGGGCCAAGGATCTCGAGCTGCTGAAGCGCGTCTACGCCGAGGATGTCGTGTCGTTCGACGTCGAGCCGCCGCTGCAGCACGTCGGGCTCGACGCCAAGCTCGCGAACTGGGCCAAGGTGTTCACCTTCTTCGAGAAGGTGGACTACGAGCTCCGCGACCTGACCCTCACCGTGAGCGCCGACCTCGCCGTCGGGCACGGCTTCGGCCGGGTCAGCGGCACCCTGCGCGACGGGACGGCTGTCGACGGGATGTGGGTCCGTGCCACCTTCTGCTTCCGGAAGCTCGGCGGCGCCTGGAAGATCGTCCACGACCAGGCCTCGGTGCCGTTCGACATGGCGACCGGCCGGGGCGTGGCCGACCTCGAGCCCTGA
- a CDS encoding helix-turn-helix domain-containing protein: MAEAPEPELLRDPESYARLLEHVREAVLQGVPGPRPPRSVVSDSWNRSLAARVDPDEGEAPFVFDTEALASLREAHPLAPVLPVLRQMLVSIADDAEHVMIVTDADGLILWREGETAQLLRGDRVGLIEGTRWSEAAIGTNAMGTALATGEPVQIYSAEHLVRRYHTWTCAAAPVRDPETGVLLGSIDVSGPLRTVHPAMISLVTATAQLAEGQLRAQLAIRDERLRRVNMPHLEALRGRPGALLSAGGRVLAAQACLLPSTVDVRRGGGTVALPDGRLATVEPLDEGYLLRLSSAGTSPRRSRLRLEYLSDGAHSTTVDGREVPLTLRHAEILTLLALHPHGLSAERLALQLYGETGNPVTVRAEIHRLRSQLGATVVQTRPYRLAADVDADFARVRTALRTGSPADVLHVFRGELLPESEAPAIREERESLTAQVRQVALNSGDPGVLWSFWETACGVDDFAVLDALLRTLPAADPRRAAVSAHRARLA; the protein is encoded by the coding sequence GTGGCAGAGGCGCCCGAACCGGAGCTGCTGCGCGACCCCGAGTCGTACGCGCGGCTACTGGAGCACGTCCGCGAGGCGGTGCTCCAGGGCGTTCCCGGGCCCCGGCCGCCACGCTCCGTCGTCTCCGACTCGTGGAACCGCTCGCTCGCGGCCCGCGTCGACCCCGACGAGGGCGAGGCACCGTTCGTCTTCGACACCGAAGCCCTCGCTTCGCTGCGCGAGGCCCATCCGCTGGCGCCGGTGCTGCCGGTGCTGCGGCAGATGCTGGTGAGCATCGCCGACGACGCCGAGCACGTGATGATCGTGACCGACGCGGACGGCCTGATCCTGTGGCGCGAGGGCGAAACGGCCCAGCTGCTGCGCGGCGACCGCGTCGGCCTCATCGAGGGCACGCGCTGGAGCGAGGCGGCGATCGGCACGAACGCCATGGGCACGGCGCTCGCGACCGGCGAGCCGGTGCAGATCTACTCGGCCGAGCACCTGGTGCGGCGCTACCACACGTGGACGTGCGCGGCGGCGCCCGTGCGCGACCCCGAGACCGGCGTGCTGCTCGGCTCCATCGACGTCAGCGGGCCGCTGCGCACGGTCCACCCGGCGATGATTTCGCTGGTCACGGCGACGGCGCAGCTCGCGGAAGGCCAGCTGCGCGCCCAGCTCGCGATCCGCGACGAACGCCTGCGGCGCGTCAACATGCCGCACCTGGAAGCCCTGCGCGGCCGCCCCGGCGCGCTCCTGTCGGCGGGCGGCCGGGTGCTGGCCGCCCAGGCGTGCCTGCTGCCGTCCACAGTGGACGTCCGGCGCGGTGGCGGGACGGTCGCCCTGCCCGACGGCCGCCTCGCCACGGTGGAGCCCTTGGACGAGGGCTACCTGCTCCGGCTTTCTTCGGCGGGCACCAGCCCCCGGCGCTCCCGGCTGCGGCTCGAGTACCTTTCCGACGGCGCGCACTCGACCACTGTGGACGGACGCGAGGTGCCGCTGACGTTGCGCCACGCGGAAATCCTGACGCTGCTGGCCCTGCACCCGCACGGCCTCTCCGCGGAACGGCTGGCGCTGCAGCTCTACGGCGAGACGGGCAACCCCGTGACGGTCCGCGCGGAGATCCACCGCCTGCGCTCCCAGCTGGGCGCGACGGTGGTGCAGACGCGCCCGTACCGCCTGGCGGCCGACGTCGACGCGGACTTCGCCCGGGTCCGGACGGCGTTGCGCACCGGTTCCCCGGCCGACGTCCTGCACGTCTTCCGGGGGGAGCTGCTGCCGGAGTCGGAGGCGCCCGCGATCCGCGAAGAGCGCGAGTCCCTCACCGCGCAGGTCCGCCAGGTGGCGTTGAACAGCGGCGACCCGGGCGTGCTGTGGTCGTTCTGGGAGACGGCGTGCGGGGTCGACGACTTCGCGGTGCTGGACGCCCTGCTGCGGACGCTCCCGGCGGCCGACCCGCGGCGGGCCGCCGTCTCGGCCCACCGCGCCCGGCTCGCCTGA
- the exaC gene encoding acetaldehyde dehydrogenase ExaC has product MVQYAAPNTEGSVVSYESRYDHYIGGEYVPPAGGQYFENPTPVTGKTFCEIARGTAEDVEKALDAAHGAAPAWGRTSAEERAGILLKIADRMEQNLEKIAVAEAWENGKAVRETLAADIPLAIDHFRYFAGALRAQEGGISQIDENTVAYHFHEPLGVVAQIIPWNFPILMAVWKLAPALAAGNAIVLKPAEQTPASIHLLFSIIGDLIPPGVVNIVNGFGVEAGKPLASSNRVRKVAFTGETTTGRLILQYASENIIPVTVELGGKSPNIFFDDVAARNDDFYDKAQEGFALFALNQGEVCTCPSRALIQSGIYGRFLGDGVERVRRIKQGNPLDTDTMIGAQASNDQLEKILSYIDIGKQEGAEILAGGGRTDLGGELSGGYYVEPTVFAGDNKMRIFQEEIFGPVVSVAKFDDYDDAIKIANDTLYGLGAGVWSRDGNTAYRAGRDIQAGRVWVNNYHAYPAHAAFGGYKASGIGRENHKMMLDHYQQTKNMLVSYSDQALGFF; this is encoded by the coding sequence ATGGTCCAGTACGCCGCACCGAACACCGAAGGCAGCGTCGTCAGCTACGAGTCGCGCTACGACCACTACATCGGCGGCGAGTACGTGCCACCGGCCGGCGGCCAGTACTTCGAGAACCCGACCCCCGTCACCGGGAAGACCTTCTGCGAGATCGCCCGCGGCACCGCCGAAGACGTCGAGAAGGCACTGGACGCCGCCCACGGCGCCGCCCCGGCCTGGGGCCGTACCTCGGCCGAGGAACGCGCGGGGATCCTGCTCAAGATCGCCGACCGGATGGAGCAGAACCTCGAGAAGATCGCGGTCGCCGAGGCGTGGGAGAACGGCAAGGCGGTCCGCGAGACGCTCGCCGCCGACATCCCGCTGGCCATCGACCACTTCCGCTACTTCGCCGGCGCGCTGCGCGCCCAGGAGGGCGGCATCTCGCAGATCGACGAGAACACCGTCGCCTACCACTTCCACGAGCCCCTCGGCGTGGTCGCGCAGATCATCCCGTGGAACTTCCCGATCCTGATGGCGGTCTGGAAGCTCGCCCCGGCGCTGGCCGCGGGCAACGCGATCGTGCTCAAGCCGGCCGAGCAGACCCCGGCGTCGATCCACCTGCTGTTCTCGATCATCGGCGACCTGATCCCGCCGGGCGTGGTCAACATCGTCAACGGCTTCGGCGTCGAAGCCGGCAAGCCGCTGGCCTCCAGCAACCGCGTGCGCAAGGTCGCCTTCACCGGCGAAACCACGACCGGCCGGCTGATCCTGCAGTACGCCAGCGAGAACATCATCCCGGTGACCGTCGAGCTGGGCGGCAAGAGCCCGAACATCTTCTTCGACGACGTCGCCGCGCGGAACGACGACTTCTACGACAAGGCGCAGGAGGGCTTCGCGCTCTTCGCGCTGAACCAGGGCGAGGTCTGCACCTGCCCGTCGCGGGCGCTGATCCAGTCGGGCATCTACGGCCGGTTCCTCGGCGACGGCGTCGAGCGCGTCCGCCGGATCAAGCAGGGCAACCCGCTCGACACGGACACGATGATCGGTGCCCAGGCCTCGAACGACCAGCTCGAGAAGATCCTGTCCTACATCGACATCGGCAAGCAGGAGGGCGCGGAGATCCTCGCCGGCGGCGGCCGCACCGACCTCGGCGGCGAGCTGTCGGGTGGCTACTACGTCGAGCCGACGGTGTTCGCGGGCGACAACAAGATGCGCATCTTCCAGGAGGAGATCTTCGGCCCGGTCGTGTCCGTGGCGAAGTTCGACGACTACGACGACGCGATCAAGATCGCCAACGACACGCTGTACGGCCTCGGCGCCGGCGTCTGGTCGCGGGACGGCAACACCGCCTACCGCGCGGGCCGCGACATCCAGGCCGGCCGCGTCTGGGTGAACAACTACCACGCCTACCCGGCGCACGCGGCCTTCGGCGGCTACAAGGCGTCCGGCATCGGCCGCGAGAACCACAAGATGATGCTGGACCACTACCAGCAGACGAAGAACATGCTCGTCTCCTACTCCGACCAGGCGCTCGGGTTCTTCTGA
- a CDS encoding DUF779 domain-containing protein, with the protein MTERVDLTPAAADLLRRLVSHHGPVMFHQSGGCCDGSAPMCYPAGEFKTGASDVPLGKLEVEGIEDVPVWMSGPQFEYWKHTHLTIDVVPGRGSGFSLEAPEGVRFLIRSRLLTDEESAALNR; encoded by the coding sequence ATGACCGAGCGCGTCGATCTGACACCGGCCGCCGCGGACCTGCTGCGGCGGCTGGTGTCGCACCACGGGCCGGTGATGTTCCACCAGTCCGGCGGGTGCTGCGACGGCAGCGCCCCGATGTGCTATCCGGCGGGTGAGTTCAAGACCGGCGCTTCGGACGTGCCTCTGGGCAAGCTGGAGGTCGAGGGCATCGAGGACGTGCCGGTCTGGATGTCCGGGCCGCAGTTCGAGTACTGGAAGCACACGCACCTGACGATCGACGTCGTGCCCGGCCGCGGCAGCGGGTTCTCCCTGGAGGCGCCCGAAGGCGTGCGCTTCCTGATCCGCTCCCGGCTGCTCACCGACGAAGAGTCGGCGGCGCTGAACCGATAG
- a CDS encoding M20 family metallopeptidase, with translation MELLEKARAHVDSGAFFAELARLVAYPTVSDAPEGRAAIQAYLGEVLTPALTGLGCEVSQHANPDPAGGPFLVGVRVESPELPTLLCYGHADVVGEAGRWSDGLDPWTLTADGDRWYGRGTADNKGQHLVTLTALRLLLAERGKLGFNLKFLFETGEEIGSPGLDEFAAQEKDLLSADVLIASDGPRLDAATPTLFLGARGGVRITLDADLRPDAYHSGNWGGILRNPATTLAGAIASLVDGHGRIQVSGLLPPELPDSVRAALNGVVVGTTPGDPELDAGWGDQRLAPAERLYGWNTLEVLALGAGDPDRPVNAIPGRARAVLQLRYVAGTDVDGVAPAIREHLAAQGFSMVDVTADASFRASRTPVDNPWVSWAKSTLDAVAEKPVALLPNFGGGLPNHVFTDVLGLATLWLPHSYPGCLQHAPDEHLLAPVAREGLVLATALFGAIGSAPPTLRR, from the coding sequence ATGGAGCTGCTCGAGAAGGCCCGCGCCCACGTCGACTCCGGCGCCTTCTTCGCCGAACTGGCCCGGCTGGTCGCCTACCCCACGGTGAGCGACGCACCCGAAGGCCGGGCCGCGATCCAGGCCTACCTCGGCGAAGTCCTGACACCGGCGTTGACCGGCCTCGGCTGCGAGGTGTCCCAGCACGCCAACCCGGACCCGGCGGGCGGCCCGTTCCTCGTCGGCGTCCGCGTCGAGTCACCGGAGCTGCCGACGCTGCTCTGCTACGGCCACGCCGACGTCGTCGGTGAGGCCGGGCGGTGGAGCGACGGCCTCGACCCGTGGACGCTGACCGCGGACGGCGACCGCTGGTACGGCCGCGGCACCGCCGACAACAAGGGCCAGCACCTGGTCACCCTCACGGCGTTGCGCCTGCTGCTGGCCGAACGCGGGAAGCTCGGCTTCAACCTGAAGTTCCTCTTCGAGACCGGCGAAGAAATCGGCTCACCGGGTCTCGACGAGTTCGCCGCGCAGGAGAAAGACCTGCTCAGCGCCGACGTCCTCATCGCCTCCGACGGCCCGCGCCTCGACGCGGCGACCCCGACGCTGTTCCTCGGCGCGCGCGGCGGCGTCCGGATCACGCTCGACGCCGACCTGCGCCCGGACGCCTACCACTCCGGCAACTGGGGCGGGATCCTGCGCAACCCGGCGACCACGCTGGCCGGCGCGATCGCGAGCCTGGTCGACGGCCACGGCCGGATCCAGGTGTCCGGGCTGCTGCCACCCGAGCTGCCGGACAGCGTGCGGGCGGCCCTGAACGGCGTGGTCGTCGGGACCACTCCGGGCGACCCGGAGCTGGACGCCGGCTGGGGCGATCAACGACTCGCGCCCGCCGAGCGGCTCTACGGCTGGAACACCCTCGAAGTGCTCGCGCTCGGCGCGGGTGACCCGGACCGCCCGGTCAACGCGATCCCCGGCCGAGCGCGAGCGGTCCTGCAGCTGCGGTACGTCGCGGGCACCGACGTCGACGGCGTCGCACCTGCCATCCGTGAACACCTTGCGGCGCAAGGGTTCTCGATGGTCGACGTGACTGCGGACGCCAGCTTCCGCGCCAGCCGGACGCCGGTCGACAACCCGTGGGTCAGCTGGGCCAAGTCCACTTTGGACGCCGTCGCGGAGAAGCCCGTCGCGCTGCTGCCCAACTTCGGCGGTGGCCTGCCCAACCACGTCTTCACCGACGTCCTCGGGCTGGCGACGCTCTGGCTGCCGCACTCCTACCCGGGTTGCCTGCAGCACGCGCCGGACGAGCACCTGCTCGCCCCGGTCGCCCGGGAGGGGCTGGTGCTCGCCACGGCGTTGTTCGGCGCTATCGGTTCAGCGCCGCCGACTCTTCGTCGGTGA
- a CDS encoding MOSC domain-containing protein, producing the protein MELAGVYVGEPSVLGYRRDRPVLSAITKAPVTAPRLKLTELNLDGDRQADLTVHGGVDKAVYVYPAEHYPAWAADGFDASPGDFGENISLTGVTEDDVRIGDVWAWGDALVQVSQPRQPCFKLAMKTGRKDVVPAMIDSGRCGWYLRVLRPGTVPTSGVLDVVESAGGPTITEVYLISFANYGQLPPDKIEAALDLADRVLAAPALSASYRGGVQSTVDRWRARHAG; encoded by the coding sequence ATGGAGCTGGCGGGCGTGTACGTGGGCGAACCGAGCGTGCTGGGGTACCGGCGTGATCGCCCAGTGCTGAGCGCGATCACGAAAGCGCCGGTCACGGCCCCGCGGCTGAAGCTGACCGAGCTGAACCTCGACGGCGACCGGCAGGCCGACCTCACCGTGCACGGCGGGGTCGACAAGGCGGTGTACGTCTACCCGGCCGAGCACTACCCGGCCTGGGCGGCGGACGGCTTCGACGCCTCGCCGGGGGACTTCGGCGAGAACATCTCGCTGACCGGCGTCACCGAGGACGACGTCCGGATCGGGGACGTCTGGGCCTGGGGTGACGCGCTGGTGCAGGTCTCCCAGCCGCGGCAGCCGTGCTTCAAGCTGGCCATGAAGACCGGCCGCAAGGACGTCGTCCCGGCGATGATCGACTCCGGGCGCTGCGGCTGGTACCTGCGGGTGCTGCGGCCCGGCACCGTGCCGACGTCCGGGGTGCTCGACGTCGTCGAGAGTGCGGGCGGGCCCACGATCACCGAGGTGTACCTGATCTCCTTCGCCAACTACGGGCAGCTGCCACCGGACAAGATCGAGGCGGCGCTGGACCTCGCGGACCGCGTGCTGGCGGCGCCCGCGCTGTCGGCGTCCTACCGCGGCGGCGTCCAGTCCACTGTGGACCGCTGGCGGGCGCGGCATGCCGGGTGA